GTTGACACAGATTTTGCAGCCGATGCATTCATCGAATCGAACTTGAACGTTCGGGATGACGACATTCACGCCGTCCGATGTATCGCGCGGCGTGTGTTCGATACAGTCCACCGGGCAAAAGCTGACGCACGCCTCGCAGCCGGTGCAGTTGTCGGGAATGACGACGGCGATCTCCTTGGGCTTCTTTTTCTTGCGGGTGATTTTCCCCGGAGCCTCGGGAATGATCAAGGTTGGATTAGCTTTCTTAGGATCGTATGCCATGCAAGTTTATTGTAGCGCGAAACCATTTAAACTGTGCTAAGTTCGCCGGTTCGAAGGAAGGAAAGGAAAGATTATTGAGCATCTGCCGCGCAAAAATAACCGCTGTTGGCCATTACCTGCCGGAGCGCCGAGTCAGCAACAAAGAACTCGAAAAAATAGTGGATACGTCGGACGAATGGATCTTCGAACGGACGGGAATTCATGAACGCCGCGTCGTAGCCAAAGGCCAGGCGACCAGTGATCTCGCGGCTGCGGCCGCCCGCCGTTTACTGGAAACCCGTGGCATCGCTGCCTCGGAATTGGATCTGATCATCGTCGCTACGGTCACGCCCGATATGTTCTTTCCGTCGAGCGCCTGCCTCGTCCAGAACAAGATCGGCGCCAAGCGGGCATGGGCTTTCGATTTATCAGGCGCCTGTTCGGGCTTTCTATACGCCTTGGCGACCGGTGCGCAGTTTATCGGCTCCGGCGTACACAAAAAGGTATTGGTGATCGGCGCCGACGTCATGACGTCGATCATCGATTTTAAGGATCGCGCAACCTGTGTTCTGTTCGGAGATGGCGCCGGAGCGGTGCTACTGGAGCCCGCCGCGGAGGGCGAAACCGGCATCATCGACTTTATGTTGCGCAGCGATGGTTCCGGAGGCCAGTTCCTCTATATGCCGGGCGGCGGCAGCCTCAATCCATCCAGCTCGGAAACCGTTGAGAAAAGAATGCACTACGTCCATCAGGACGGCCGTAACGTATTCAAATTTGCCGTCCGCGGCATGGCCGAGATCTCACACGAGATCCTCTCCAAGCATGGCTTAAGTGCAACAGATCTAAAACTCTACATTCCCCACCAGGCGAACCTCCGAATCATCAACGCCGCAGTTGAAAAAATGGGCCTGGCCCCGTCCCAGGTCGCCATCAACATCGACCGGTATGCCAATACCACGGCAGGTACAATCCCTATCTGTCTCTCAGAAGCTGTTGAATCCAAAAAGGTTGCCAGGGGAGATCTGCTTCTTTTGGCAAGTTTCGGGGCAGGTTTTACCTGGGGCAGCCTGCTCCTCCGTTGGGAAAATTAAGAAATATTTACGCTTAGGTGACGCGGCCTTTGTTTTGTATGGCCAGCGCACAACACAGCGATCCTTTCGCTACGCCCGGCTGCAATAAATCCAGTCCGGCCCACTGCCACTGCGAGCGGGAAGGAGTACCGTCCATCGTGGCCTCCCAGAG
The sequence above is a segment of the Terriglobia bacterium genome. Coding sequences within it:
- a CDS encoding 4Fe-4S dicluster domain-containing protein: MAYDPKKANPTLIIPEAPGKITRKKKKPKEIAVVIPDNCTGCEACVSFCPVDCIEHTPRDTSDGVNVVIPNVQVRFDECIGCKICVN
- a CDS encoding beta-ketoacyl-ACP synthase III yields the protein MPCKFIVARNHLNCAKFAGSKEGKERLLSICRAKITAVGHYLPERRVSNKELEKIVDTSDEWIFERTGIHERRVVAKGQATSDLAAAAARRLLETRGIAASELDLIIVATVTPDMFFPSSACLVQNKIGAKRAWAFDLSGACSGFLYALATGAQFIGSGVHKKVLVIGADVMTSIIDFKDRATCVLFGDGAGAVLLEPAAEGETGIIDFMLRSDGSGGQFLYMPGGGSLNPSSSETVEKRMHYVHQDGRNVFKFAVRGMAEISHEILSKHGLSATDLKLYIPHQANLRIINAAVEKMGLAPSQVAINIDRYANTTAGTIPICLSEAVESKKVARGDLLLLASFGAGFTWGSLLLRWEN